One Chitinophaga sp. H8 DNA window includes the following coding sequences:
- a CDS encoding SusC/RagA family TonB-linked outer membrane protein: protein MFTIHVQAVRLEKVFELIEQQSSYRVMYLEKHLNNLGLVTLKLKDATLVQVLDKALKDQPITYTIEEQSILIRPFTPSIKTSGEENPGKDTSVVSGRVTSTEGMPLVGATLKVEGTLIGATTDEKGQFKIISGSVLNGYLLVSYVGFHPLRIKLPLSGKKEIDLVLRAGETALRSVDVVSNGYQKIPVERSTGSFVVVGEKLFNRNTGSTVVEHLDGIVNALQMDQRNGATTLRVRGLSTLNSGLTSPLVILDHFPYSGDIADINPNDIQDVSVLRDAAATSIWGARAGNGVIVISTKKGRYNQPLKTSFNSNLSLQQKPDLFYYPQMASTDFINVEQYLFGQGFYENDLSNGTDRPLVSPVIEILQQQAEGKLDAAQAKAQIDKLRGYDSRQDFKKYIYQNAFKQQYAINLNGGGERLNYLFSAGYDRNTSNLVGNNTQRYTLRSINTYMPVKNLEFEAGVTYTQNASDQNNIFNYPFSSVGGGKSGLPPYVRLADDQGRALAVPKNYRSAFTDTAGGGKLLSWNYVPLQEIREADNHISSQDLLLNLGAKYQYRPFLSLEIKYQYEHQGINNRNYNNPQTYFSRNLINRYTQMDGSDLSYMVPNGGILILSDGEMNSQKLRGQMNFNQTWKGVHTIAALAGAELNEVHTTGHTGATYGYSGDNLTFSNVDLVHPYPIWAGLDGDQQIPTFNSFSDVLNRFVSVYGNISYSYADRYTLTASVRKDASNLFGVKTNQKGVPLWSAGAAWNVSKEEFYHVEALPVLRLRGTYGFQGNVNNNATAYTTIQYFSGIDFTHLNYAPINTPPNPSLRWEKVSQLNLGLDFSGKGGIVSGSVEYYRKKSKDILSYIPIDPTTGFGLTLLNTARLKAAGVDVQLTSKNLQFSKLKWETSYLFSYVQNTVTEYYNQLPNASEYVGDGLRLNPVPGKAPYAIYSYRWAGLDPKTGDPQGYLNGEVSKDYSSILNDSIAHAKYHGSAVPLYFGALRNTFSFQNWSLSVNIKYEFDFYFRKSTISYSRLFNQWVGHSDYSARWQNPGDEKHTSVPSMNYPADANRDAFYAGSEATVYKGDNIRLQDIRLAYDWNIKRERGAFTRLNIYAYVSNLGILWKANKAGIDPDYATSVYPPAKSFTIGLSGTF from the coding sequence GTGTTCACCATCCATGTCCAGGCTGTCCGACTGGAAAAGGTGTTTGAATTGATCGAGCAGCAGAGCAGTTACCGGGTGATGTACCTGGAAAAGCACCTCAATAATTTGGGACTGGTCACCCTAAAGTTAAAGGATGCGACATTGGTGCAGGTTTTGGACAAGGCATTGAAAGACCAGCCAATTACCTATACTATTGAAGAGCAGTCTATATTAATCCGGCCTTTTACGCCATCTATAAAAACCTCCGGTGAAGAAAATCCCGGCAAGGATACCTCCGTGGTATCTGGCCGGGTGACTTCAACGGAAGGGATGCCGCTGGTGGGGGCAACGTTAAAGGTCGAAGGCACTTTAATTGGGGCTACTACGGATGAAAAGGGACAATTTAAAATTATAAGCGGCAGTGTTCTTAATGGTTATTTATTGGTATCCTATGTGGGTTTTCACCCGCTAAGGATTAAGCTGCCGCTTTCTGGCAAGAAAGAGATAGACCTTGTACTCCGTGCGGGTGAAACTGCCTTGCGTTCTGTGGATGTCGTATCTAACGGATACCAGAAAATACCTGTGGAAAGGTCTACAGGCAGTTTTGTTGTGGTGGGGGAAAAATTGTTTAACAGGAATACGGGCAGCACCGTAGTGGAACATCTTGACGGGATCGTAAACGCGCTTCAGATGGATCAAAGGAATGGGGCCACTACCCTTCGGGTTAGGGGGCTAAGTACTTTGAATAGTGGGCTTACCTCACCACTGGTGATATTAGATCACTTTCCCTATTCAGGGGATATTGCGGATATTAATCCAAATGACATACAGGATGTCAGCGTGTTACGCGATGCGGCTGCAACCAGCATTTGGGGGGCAAGGGCAGGAAATGGCGTGATTGTGATCTCGACAAAAAAAGGGAGGTACAATCAGCCCCTTAAAACCTCTTTCAACAGCAATCTGAGCTTGCAGCAAAAACCAGATTTATTTTACTATCCGCAGATGGCTTCCACGGATTTCATTAACGTGGAACAGTACCTGTTCGGGCAGGGCTTTTACGAAAATGACCTCAGCAACGGTACCGACCGTCCGCTGGTATCCCCGGTCATTGAAATTTTGCAACAACAGGCCGAAGGTAAGCTGGATGCGGCGCAGGCCAAAGCCCAAATTGACAAATTGCGCGGCTATGATTCCAGGCAGGATTTTAAAAAATATATTTATCAAAATGCCTTTAAACAGCAGTATGCCATTAACCTTAATGGTGGTGGGGAAAGGTTAAATTATTTATTCTCGGCAGGATATGACCGCAACACTTCTAATCTGGTGGGCAACAATACCCAACGCTATACCCTTCGGTCAATAAATACGTACATGCCGGTAAAAAACCTGGAGTTTGAGGCCGGGGTTACCTATACGCAGAATGCTTCGGACCAAAACAACATCTTTAATTATCCATTCAGCAGTGTTGGTGGCGGAAAATCAGGTTTACCACCCTACGTGCGCCTGGCGGATGATCAGGGGCGTGCGCTGGCGGTTCCCAAAAACTATAGAAGTGCTTTTACCGATACAGCCGGAGGGGGCAAGTTATTAAGCTGGAATTATGTTCCCCTTCAGGAAATCAGAGAAGCTGATAACCATATTAGTTCGCAGGACCTGCTCCTAAATTTGGGAGCCAAATATCAATACAGACCTTTTTTATCGCTGGAAATAAAATACCAGTACGAGCATCAAGGCATCAACAACAGGAACTATAATAACCCTCAAACCTATTTCTCGCGTAACCTGATCAACAGGTATACGCAGATGGATGGCTCAGATTTAAGTTACATGGTTCCAAACGGTGGGATTTTGATTTTGAGTGACGGGGAAATGAACAGTCAGAAATTACGGGGGCAGATGAATTTCAATCAAACCTGGAAGGGCGTGCATACCATTGCTGCCCTTGCTGGTGCAGAACTCAATGAAGTCCATACAACAGGGCATACGGGTGCCACTTATGGATATAGCGGGGATAACCTGACCTTCAGCAATGTTGACCTGGTACATCCCTATCCCATATGGGCAGGGCTTGACGGCGACCAGCAGATCCCGACATTCAACAGCTTTAGCGATGTGTTGAACCGTTTTGTATCGGTCTACGGCAACATCTCCTATAGCTATGCTGACCGGTATACATTAACTGCAAGTGTGCGGAAGGATGCGTCGAATTTGTTTGGGGTGAAGACCAACCAAAAGGGTGTCCCTTTATGGTCAGCGGGGGCGGCATGGAACGTGAGCAAGGAAGAATTTTATCATGTTGAAGCATTGCCGGTATTGCGTTTAAGGGGAACCTATGGTTTTCAGGGCAATGTGAATAATAACGCTACTGCCTATACCACTATACAATATTTTTCAGGCATAGACTTTACACATTTGAATTACGCGCCGATCAATACGCCTCCCAACCCTTCGTTGCGATGGGAAAAAGTAAGTCAGTTGAATTTGGGCCTTGACTTTTCCGGCAAAGGGGGAATAGTCTCTGGAAGCGTGGAGTATTACCGTAAAAAGAGCAAAGATATTCTCAGTTATATTCCCATTGATCCTACGACGGGCTTTGGACTTACCTTATTAAATACAGCAAGGTTAAAGGCCGCGGGCGTGGATGTGCAGCTGACGAGCAAAAATCTCCAATTTTCAAAACTCAAATGGGAAACCAGTTATTTGTTCAGTTATGTTCAAAATACCGTCACAGAGTATTACAACCAGCTACCCAATGCGAGTGAATATGTTGGGGATGGACTGAGGTTAAATCCGGTACCCGGCAAGGCACCCTATGCGATCTATAGTTACCGGTGGGCGGGGCTTGATCCTAAAACAGGTGATCCGCAAGGTTACCTCAATGGTGAGGTGAGTAAAGATTACAGTTCAATTTTAAATGATTCCATTGCACATGCAAAATACCACGGGTCAGCCGTTCCGCTTTATTTTGGAGCTTTACGCAACACCTTTAGCTTTCAAAACTGGTCGCTTTCGGTGAACATCAAATATGAGTTTGATTTTTATTTCCGTAAAAGTACGATCAGTTACAGCCGCTTGTTTAACCAATGGGTCGGACATAGTGATTACAGTGCCCGCTGGCAGAACCCCGGTGATGAGAAGCATACAAGTGTCCCTTCGATGAATTACCCGGCGGATGCCAACCGGGACGCATTTTATGCAGGCTCAGAGGCTACGGTATACAAAGGGGATAACATCAGGCTTCAGGACATCCGCTTGGCTTACGACTGGAACATTAAAAGAGAAAGAGGGGCTTTCACGCGGTTGAACATCTATGCTTATGTAAGTAACCTGGGGATACTGTGGAAGGCCAACAAAGCGGGAATAGACCCGGATTATGCCACCTCCGTGTATCCACCTGCAAAGTCCTTTACCATCGGGCTGAGCGGAACTTTTTAA
- a CDS encoding TlpA family protein disulfide reductase: MKKLKSLFSMVLVFCCWFSGFAQGLKVGDKMPEVTINNVYNYIKPEIQWSDFKGKVVILDFWSRGCKACVEAFPKVEALQRKFGDKIQILVVSSDDKATLDKYLSSFTKTKVSMPNVPSVTSDTLLGQLFPHIFVPHHVWIDKDGVVQAITDGYNTNEESISKLLNGLTVSSENKKDIPLDYFQTHTLWDIVKLDSAAAVTYSFLFTRFLKSNTTKGTDLEVFDSSRGQIRTDYINGNVLNLYLKAFNGYRNGREMLAINRVIWEIKDSSCIAAPSDHQLADQWKAKYQFNYEQIVPFSEEANRFELMKRNLNSYFGKVLGIGGQIEQRSVQCLVLKTKGKFKQSPHSDPTAEGHYRNVPFPLVLMGIKSEFNKDARPFIDETGITGNVDMDVFEDYSRIKNQPSAEKLKVYNQHLARYNLRIIQETRRLDMLVMKEVSMQEQ, from the coding sequence ATGAAGAAATTGAAAAGCCTGTTTAGCATGGTTTTAGTTTTCTGCTGTTGGTTCAGCGGATTCGCGCAGGGGCTAAAAGTCGGGGACAAAATGCCGGAAGTGACGATCAATAATGTATATAATTATATCAAACCAGAAATTCAATGGAGCGATTTTAAAGGAAAGGTGGTTATTTTAGACTTTTGGTCCAGGGGCTGTAAAGCCTGTGTTGAAGCTTTTCCAAAGGTCGAGGCGCTACAAAGGAAATTTGGTGATAAAATTCAAATTCTGGTGGTGAGTTCAGATGATAAAGCCACGCTGGACAAATACTTATCCAGTTTCACTAAAACAAAGGTGAGTATGCCCAATGTACCTTCGGTCACCTCGGATACCCTGCTGGGGCAGTTGTTTCCGCATATATTCGTTCCACACCACGTATGGATCGATAAAGACGGGGTTGTACAGGCGATCACTGACGGCTATAATACTAACGAAGAAAGTATCTCAAAACTGCTCAATGGCCTTACTGTGAGTTCCGAAAACAAGAAAGATATTCCTTTAGATTACTTCCAGACCCATACGCTTTGGGACATTGTTAAATTAGACAGTGCAGCGGCGGTCACGTATAGTTTTCTTTTCACCAGGTTTCTAAAAAGTAATACCACGAAAGGAACTGATCTGGAGGTTTTCGATTCTAGCCGTGGTCAAATCAGGACGGACTATATCAATGGTAATGTATTGAATCTTTATTTAAAGGCATTCAATGGTTATCGAAACGGACGAGAAATGCTTGCCATTAATCGGGTGATTTGGGAAATTAAGGACAGTAGTTGTATTGCTGCGCCTTCTGATCACCAACTGGCAGATCAGTGGAAAGCCAAATACCAATTCAATTATGAGCAGATTGTTCCGTTTTCAGAAGAGGCAAACCGCTTTGAGTTGATGAAGCGCAATTTAAACAGTTACTTTGGTAAAGTGTTGGGCATTGGCGGGCAGATAGAACAGCGAAGTGTACAATGTTTGGTTTTGAAAACAAAGGGGAAATTTAAGCAAAGCCCGCATTCTGATCCTACTGCAGAAGGTCATTATAGAAATGTTCCTTTTCCACTTGTATTAATGGGCATTAAGTCAGAGTTCAACAAAGATGCCCGCCCATTTATAGACGAAACAGGGATCACAGGTAATGTAGATATGGATGTATTTGAAGATTATAGCAGGATAAAAAACCAGCCTTCGGCAGAGAAACTGAAAGTATACAATCAGCATCTGGCCAGATATAATTTGAGAATAATTCAAGAGACAAGAAGGTTGGATATGCTGGTAATGAAAGAGGTTTCCATGCAGGAGCAATAA
- a CDS encoding RagB/SusD family nutrient uptake outer membrane protein, translated as MQTTKCNYITLYFLVLLPLLLGLSACKKYLEAPSDKSLVVPTTLDDMQAMLDYNSILNTIEPVMSEVASDNYYLKAANYSNLNINVRNNYAWAPKAEYLYDWTGAYTVVLYGNVILDNIDRIQKDAANTTRWNTIKGSALFFRAHAFYNVAGQFCKAYTPTTAAEDLGIVLRLSSDVNAPSVRSSMAESYARIIEDLKQAASLLPLTTAYLTRPDKAAAYGDLARTYLVMGDYQSALLYADSCLMLHPAVLDFNDLNPALAGPVPSFNAEVIFHTTTGGVTALAQNAARVDSVLYDSYEENDLRKSIFFKTNSDGTHAFKGTFDGTFTPGKSACFTGLTSGEMLLVKSECLARLGQGDQALSTLKTLMDLRFKRGTYTTPVVSSADDALLLILNERRKELIFRSRRWQDLKRLNKEARFATTLTRVIGDQVYTLAPNDSRYAMLIPSSVIGLSQIPQNSRP; from the coding sequence ATGCAAACAACGAAATGTAACTATATAACGCTTTATTTCTTAGTCCTGCTTCCTTTATTACTGGGTTTGTCTGCCTGTAAGAAATACCTGGAAGCACCGTCTGATAAGTCGCTGGTTGTGCCTACCACATTGGATGATATGCAGGCGATGCTGGATTATAACAGTATTCTCAATACAATTGAACCTGTGATGTCTGAGGTGGCCTCTGATAATTATTATTTAAAGGCGGCCAATTATAGCAATTTAAACATCAACGTGAGGAACAACTATGCCTGGGCGCCAAAAGCGGAATATTTATATGATTGGACTGGGGCCTACACGGTTGTACTTTATGGAAATGTAATCCTGGATAATATTGACCGTATACAGAAAGACGCGGCAAATACGACCCGTTGGAACACGATCAAGGGGAGTGCTTTATTCTTCAGGGCACATGCTTTTTACAATGTTGCCGGGCAATTTTGCAAAGCTTACACCCCTACAACTGCCGCTGAGGACTTAGGTATTGTACTCCGGTTAAGCTCAGATGTAAATGCGCCATCGGTGCGCTCGTCGATGGCGGAGAGTTATGCACGGATCATCGAAGATTTAAAACAAGCGGCCAGTTTGTTACCACTTACCACGGCTTATCTGACCAGACCGGATAAAGCTGCGGCATATGGCGATTTGGCCAGAACATATCTGGTCATGGGGGATTATCAGAGTGCCTTGTTGTATGCAGATTCCTGCTTAATGCTGCATCCTGCGGTTTTAGATTTCAACGACTTAAATCCTGCGCTGGCAGGGCCTGTTCCCTCTTTTAATGCGGAGGTGATCTTTCATACCACCACAGGAGGGGTTACCGCCCTGGCACAAAATGCGGCAAGGGTTGATTCAGTGCTTTATGATTCCTATGAGGAAAATGATCTCAGGAAAAGCATCTTCTTTAAGACCAACAGTGATGGAACACACGCCTTTAAGGGGACTTTTGACGGAACTTTTACGCCAGGAAAAAGCGCTTGTTTTACCGGCCTAACTTCCGGGGAAATGCTGCTTGTTAAATCGGAATGCCTGGCCAGGCTCGGTCAGGGTGATCAGGCACTAAGTACCCTTAAAACCCTAATGGATCTAAGGTTCAAGCGGGGAACCTATACCACTCCTGTGGTTAGCAGCGCAGATGATGCTTTACTGCTGATACTAAATGAGCGCCGTAAGGAACTGATATTCCGTAGCCGAAGATGGCAGGATTTAAAAAGGTTAAATAAAGAAGCGCGGTTTGCCACCACGTTGACCAGGGTAATCGGTGACCAGGTGTATACCCTGGCACCAAATGATTCACGGTATGCAATGCTGATCCCATCCTCAGTGATAGGGTTATCTCAAATACCACAAAATAGTAGACCATGA